A stretch of Henckelia pumila isolate YLH828 chromosome 4, ASM3356847v2, whole genome shotgun sequence DNA encodes these proteins:
- the LOC140860528 gene encoding protein FAR-RED IMPAIRED RESPONSE 1-like: MVDENQRYLLRSARKVSYAQGETLRVMSKVGIKPSSGLSYMKKESHGVENLGFIRKDAYNYLDYVTKGHSRVENGDALELIRYFKTKSNDEDLFYWDVQMDENGRLSNFFFRDSRARIDYEYFAFMSDETKTSFQWLFKSFLESMGGKQQETIFTDQCQAMMNAIESVFHYSQHRLCQWHISKNAPSHLGHLNTNQAFKGMFMKCMHFCDSEEEFEGIWTKMIHDFGIENHSWLRGMYKIRRKWSTAFSNDRFCAGLKATSKSECTNSILKDGGKRTCTLFEFVKRFEEIQKRWRTKESEEDYKCRHKVPAILMKNSHCYDMPHLHILIVLKLMNVHEIPEKYIKMRWMKTIRNRVKCGENFSVESEHESDVVYRNQMMRLCYDLITKSTVHVDVKKFIRRGLQSLSTELNDMLENLRVNDESVGEDDRQSNQIAIRDPAFVRSKGKNNSGMRSH, from the exons ATGGTTGATGAAAATCAAAGATATTTGTTGCGATCGGCTCGTAAAGTTTCATATGCTCAAGGTGAAACTTTAAGAGTAATGTCAAAAGTTGGGATAAAACCTTCAAGTGGGTTGTCATATATGAAAAAAGAGTCACACGGGGTGGAAAATTTAGGTTTCATTCGAAAAGATGCTTACAATTATCTGGATTATGTGACTAAAGGACACTCGAGGGTTGAAAATGGTGATGCTTTGGAATTGATACGATATTTTAAAACTAAATCAAATGATGAAGATTTATTTTATTGGGATGTCCAAATGGATGAAAATGGTCGTCTGTCTAATTTCTTCTTCAGAGATAGTCGAGCTAGAATTGATTATGAATACTTCG CTTTCATGTCTGATGAAACAAAGACGTCATTTCAATGGTTGTTTAAATCATTTCTTGAATCTATGGGAGGAAAACAACAAGAAACAATTTTTACAGATCAGTGTCAAGCTATGATGAATGCTATTGAATCAGTGTTTCATTACTCACAACACCGTCTTTGCCAATGGCACATTTCAAAAAATGCTCCTTCACATCTAGGTCATTTGAATACCAATCAAGCATTTAAGGGTATGTTCATGAAGTGTATGCATTTTTGTGATTCTGAAGAAGAATTTGAAGGAATATGGACAAAAATGATTCATGATTTCGGTATTGAAAACCATTCGTGGCTAAGGGGAATGTACAAAATACGACGTAAATGGTCGACGGCATTTAGTAATGATAGATTTTGTGCTGGACTTAAGGCTACCTCTAAAAGCGAATGCACAAACTCGATTTTGAAAGATGGTGGAAAGAGAACTTGTACTCTTTTTGAATTTGTAAAGAGATTTGAAGAAATTCAAAAACGATGGCGGACAAAAGAAAGTGAAGAAGATTACAAGTGTCGACATAAAGTGCCTGCAATTTTGATGAAAAACAGTCATTGCTACGACATGCCGCATCT ACATATTTTGATTGTTCTAAAACTTATGAATGTGCATGAGATACCTGAGAAATACATAAAGATGCGGTGGATGAAAACAATTCGAAATAGAGTAAAATGTGGTGAAAATTTTAGTGTGGAAAGTGAGCATGAGTCTGATGTTGTCTATAGAAATCAAATGATGAGACTTTGTTATGATCTTATTACAAAAAGTACAGTTCATGTTGATGTGAAAAAATTTATTAGAAGAGGGCTTCAAAGTCTTTCGACGGAGTTGAATGACATGCTTGAGAACTTGAGAGTAAATGATGAAAGTGTTGGTGAAGATGATCGTCAAAGCAATCAAATAGCCATCCGTGATCCTGCTTTTGTTCGATCAAAGGGAAAAAATAACTCTGGTATGCGAAGCCATTGA
- the LOC140860529 gene encoding uncharacterized protein has product MKDEYMFLTVIAPGPRNPKEKLDVFLQPFIAELNELWSVGKKTYDVHSKTNFSMRASLLWAISDFPAYAMLSGWSTAGKLACPYCMEDSDAFTLPHGGKQSWFDNHRKFLPIDHNFRRNIKWFKKNHQVKKPPPHIKSGDEIIEELESYGFCSVTEPGATEVNSEFVRRCKCGWRKRSIFWELPYWRTNLIRHNLDVMHIEKNVFDNIFNTVLNVPGRTKDNAKSREDLKEFCNKPELHRDDISKTYPKACYTLDKQNKVVLFNWLKILKFSDGYASKMSRCVDMAKLKMFGMKSHDYHVFMQRLIPIAFRELLPNNVWQALTELSFFFKDITSRTIKYSDMLRLENDIPVILPVHLAYEARIAGPVQYRWMYHFERFLRRLKNNVRNKARVEGSICNAYIVEEASYFCTHYFRESVKTRLRKQPRNDEGNNLHDGEVSNISVLNINGRPMGAFKCRRLDDTEYHAAHTYILLNCEEVQQPRANVADKCLENIAFGPLRKIRSYNGYFVNGFRFHNVRHGATRSTSNSGVTVKGAGNTNNEISYHGNVEEIIEVEYPRLPIKRIVLFKCSWFDPTPKTGTRHHPKYQLFDVNNKKRLNIYEPFIFAVQAAQVFYATYPNLKRSGDEWLAVCKMQARSYIQAPLPSTVSSADNEAFQNEEIGQHIIDVEDITTSHTLIDVEILYEEIDELDEFDENELENVISSGNEDSETDDAYSEDDALL; this is encoded by the exons ATGAAAGATGAATACATGTTTCTGACGGTTATAGCTCCCGGACCCAGAAATCCTAAGGAGAAGTTAGATGTGTTCTTGCAACCTTTTATCGCTGAATTAAATGAACTTTGGTCAGTTGGGAAAAAGACGTACGATGTTCACTCGAAAACAAATTTTAGTATGCGTGCCTCTTTGTTGTGGGCAATTAGTGATTTTCCTGCATATGCAATGTTATCTGGATGGAGTACCGCTGGTAAACTGGCATGTCCTTATTGTATGGAAGACTCTGATGCTTTCACATTGCCGCATGGTGGTAAACAATCATGGTTCGATAACCATCGTAAGTTTTTACCAATTGATCATAATTTCAGACGAAATATTAAATGGTTCAAGAAAAATCACCAAGTGAAAAAACCTCCTCCACATATCAAATCAGGGGATGAAATTATTGAAGAACTCGAAAGTTACGGGTTTTGTAGTGTGACTGAACCTGGGGCTACTGAAGTGAACTCAGAATTTGTAAGACGGTGTAAATGTGGTTGGAGAAAGCGCAGTATCTTTTGGGAATTGCCGTATTGGAGAACAAATCTGATTAGACACAATCTAGATGTTATGCACATTGAGAAAAATGTATTTGATAACATTTTTAACACCGTTCTTAATGTGCCCGGCCGGacaaaagataacgcaaaatcgAGAGAAGATCTCAAAGAATTTTGCAACAAGCCAGAACTACATCGAGATGATATATCTAAAACTTATCCTAAAGCTTGTTATACATTAGATAAGCAGAACAAAGTAGTATTGTTCAACTGGTTGAAAATTTTGAAGTTCTCCGATGGATATGCGTCTAAGATGTCAAGATGTGTCGACATGGCGAAATTGAAGATGTTTGGAATGAAAAGTCACGATTATCACGTGTTCATGCAAAGATTAATCCCAATTGCTTTCAGGGAATTACTTCCAAATAATGTGTGGCAAGCTTTAACAGAGTTAAGTTTTTTCTTCAAGGACATTACATCAAGAACGATAAAATACTCTGACATGCTTCGTTTGGAAAACGATATTCCTGTGATACTTCCTGTGCACCTAGCTTATGAAGCTAGAATTGCTGGCCCTGTTCAATATCGATGGATGTATCATTTTGAGAGATTTTTGAGAAGGTTGAAAAACAATGTTCGTAACAAGGCAAGAGTTGAGGGATCAATTTGTAATGCATATATTGTTGAAGAGGCGTCATATTTTTGTACTCACTACTTTAGGGAAAGTGTCAAGACCCGTTTGAGGAAACAACCACGTAACGATGAAGGGAATAATTTACATGATGGAGAGGTTTCCAATATTTCTGTATTAAATATCAATGGTCGACCAATGGGTGCTTTTAAGTGCAGACGATTGGACGACACAGAGTACCATGCAGCACATACGTACATACTACTGAACTGTGAAGAG GTACAACAACCGCGAGCAAATGTTGCAGACAAATGTCTAGAAAACATTGCATTTGGTCCATTACGTAAAATTAGATCATACAATGGATATTTTGTCAATGGTTTCAGATTCCACAATGTACGCCATGGTGCAACAAGGTCGACTAGTAATTCTGGAGTTACTGTGAAGGGTGCAGGCAACACAAACAATGAGATAAGTTACCACGGTAATGTAGAAGAGATAATCGAAGTGGAATATCCGAGGTTACCTATAAAGCGCATTGTCTTGTTCAAATGTTCATGGTTCGACCCAACACCAAAAACTGGGACAAGACATCATCCTAAATACCAATTATTTGATGTAAACAATAAAAAGAGACTGAACATCTATGAACCTTTCATATTTGCTGTCCAAGCTGCTCAAGTTTTTTATGCTACCTACCCGAACCTCAAAAGGTCAGGAGATGAATGGTTGGCAGTGTGTAAGATGCAAGCAAGATCATATATTCAAGCACCTCTGCCCAGTACGGTATCGTCTGCAGATAATGAAGCTTTCCAAAATGAGGAAATTGGACAGCATATCATCGATGTGGAGGATATAACCACATCTCATACGCTGATAGATGTTGAAATCTTGTATGAGGAAATAGATGAATTAGATGAGTTTGATGAAAATGAATTGGAAAATGTTATCTCATCTGGAAACGAAGATAGTGAAACTGATGATGCATACTCCGAGGATGATGCTTTACTTTGA